The Aphelocoma coerulescens isolate FSJ_1873_10779 chromosome 2, UR_Acoe_1.0, whole genome shotgun sequence genome contains a region encoding:
- the ZHX2 gene encoding zinc fingers and homeoboxes protein 2, whose amino-acid sequence MASKRKSTTPCMVRTSEVMEQEGAEGIETPKDKGTGASQQDSKKSWPSENSVKDCEVVEAKPPAENQSKKPQGGYECKYCPYSTQNLNEFTEHVDTQHPNVILNPLYVCAECNFTTKKYDSLSDHNTKYHPGETNFKLKLIKRNNQTVLEQSIETTTNDVTVTSSGLENAECDDSLHGGISANKVPVMKLGKPKGETKKGSKKPEEGVTENHVDGALPRIITEATEAIACINGDLLQDVLAHVMPSVQLPPNINLVPKVPVPLNSTKYNSALDTNATMINSFNKFPYPTQAELSWLTAASKHPEEQIRIWFATQRLKHGISWSPEEVEEARKKMFNGTIQAVPQTITVLPAPLATAKMPQPIIQTALPCQILGQTGLVLTPVSNGSTVSCSPITLAVAPNQGQKRTIQTLSSAPEAKRPHIVQVPEIPAKLTAVPMTPASERKKTKEQIAELKASFMASQFPDDAEVYRLIEATGLSRSEIKKWFSDHRYRSQRGIVQIPGDALGKDQIAPSAGRHGRSFHPYTDFTPQRFKEKTQEQLRALEESFLRCSFPTQGELDRLRMETKLSRREIDSWFSERRKIRDSMEQAVLDSMGSYRKSKDQGTPNGAISQAELLSSSQLPGALSGSSTTLKKTQEQIHLLKSTFARTQWPSPQEYDQLASQTGLTRTEIVRWFKENRSSLRTGSLKWIDQYQQQYAGDGHNKQSQKKSSKHAESPKNGNEVSRQHYQEHKKLNEENGGKPVVRAKRDCEPLKDSLLGNQAEGVDRLECNSHDGHGSEENEEPAEVNWVEVTVGEDDAASDCTDSWSQTAPEGHTELADLDSESISGDNSHV is encoded by the coding sequence ATGGCTAGCAAAAGAAAGTCCACAACTCCCTGTATGGTGCGAACTTCTGAAGTCATGGAGCAGGAAGGTGCCGAGGGCATAGAGACTCCTAAAGACAAGGGGACTGGTGCATCGCAGCAGGACTCCAAAAAAAGTTGGCCTTCAGAAAACTCAGTCAAAGACTGTGAAGTGGTTGAGGCAAAGCCCCCAGCTGAAAATCAGTCTAAGAAACCCCAAGGTGGTTATGAGTGTAAGTATTGCCCTTACTCAACACAAAACTTAAATGAATTTACAGAGCACGTTGACACCCAGCATCCAAATGTCATTCTCAACCCCCTGTATGTCTGTGCTGAATGCAACTTCACAACCAAAAAATATGATTCTTTATCTGACCACAACACAAAATACCACCCGGGAGAGACTAACTTTAAACTGAAATTAATTAAACGCAATAATCAGACTGTTTTAGAGCAGTCCATTGAGACCACCACTAATGATGTCACTGTCACAAGCAGTGGGCTAGAAAATGCAGAGTGTGACGATTCACTACATGGGGGAATTAGTGCGAATAAAGTGCCAGTGATGAAACTGGGAAAACCTAAAGGGGAGACCAAGAAGGGATCCAAAAAGCCAGAAGAGGGAGTTACAGAAAACCACGTGGATGGTGCTCTCCCCCGCATCATAACTGAAGCCACTGAAGCTATTGCCTGTATAAATGGAGACCTTCTCCAGGATGTGTTAGCCCATGTTATGCCCTCTGTACAGCTGCCACCAAATATCAACCTTGTCCCCAAGGTCCCGGTCCCTCTGAACAGTACCAAATACAACTCTGCACTGGACACTAACGCAACCATGATCAACTCCTTTAATAAGTTTCCTTATCCAACACAAGCAGAGTTGTCGTGGTTGACAGCAGCATCAAAACATCCAGAAGAACAAATCCGAATCTGGTTTGCTACGCAACGTTTGAAGCACGGTATAAGTTGGTCTCCTGAAGAAGTGGAGGAAGCAAGAAAGAAGATGTTCAATGGTACTATCCAGGCAGTTCCCCAGACCATCACCGTCCTGCCAGCTCCTTTGGCAACTGCAAAAATGCCACAGCCTATCATCCAGACAGCTTTGCCTTGTCAGATACTGGGCCAGACTGGCCTGGTTTTGACTCCTGTGTCAAATGGTTCAACTGTTTCCTGTTCACCAATTACACTTGCTGTTGCCCCAAACCAGGGGCAGAAGAGGACAATACAGACCTTATCAAGTGCCCCAGAGGCTAAGCGTCCTCACATAGTTCAGGTGCCTGAGATTCCTGCCAAGTTGACTGCTGTTCCCATGACACCAGCCAGTGAGCGGAAGAAGACCAAGGAGCAGATAGCGGAGCTGAAGGCCAGTTTCATGGCAAGCCAGTTTCCTGATGATGCAGAAGTCTACCGGCTTATAGAGGCAACAGGTCTTTCCAGGAGTGAGATCAAGAAGTGGTTCAGTGACCACAGGTACAGAAGTCAGAGGGGCATTGTGCAAATTCCTGGTGATGCTTTAGGGAAAGATCAAATAGCACCTTCAGCTGGTCGACATGGCCGGTCATTTCACCCATACACAGATTTTACTCCCCAGAGATTCAAGGAGAAAACTCAAGAGCAGCTTAGGGCCCTTGAGGAGAGTTTCTTGAGATGCTCTTTTCCTACCCAAGGAGAATTGGATAGGCTGCGAATGGAGACTAAGCTGAGTCGGAGGGAGATAGATTCATGGTTCTCTGAGCGGAGAAAGATAAGGGACAGCATGGAGCAAGCTGTCTTGGACTCAATGGGATCATACAGAAAAAGTAAGGATCAAGGAACTCCCAATGGTGCAATAAGCCAGGCAGAACTTCTGAGTAGCTCTCAGCTCCCTGGTGCTTTATCTGGGTCCTCCACCACATTGAAGAAAACACAAGAGCAAATTCATCTACTGAAAAGCACATTTGCAAGGACCCAGTGGCCATCACCCCAGGAGTATGACCAGTTGGCATCTCAGACTGGGCTCACGAGAACTGAAATAGTTCGCTGGTTCAAGGAAAACCGGTCTTCACTAAGAACAGGGTCACTTAAATGGATTGACCAGTACCAGCAGCAGTATGCTGGTGATGGTCATAACAAGCAAAGCCAGAAAAAGAGCTCAAAACATGCTGAGAGTCCAAAGAATGGTAATGAGGTGTCTCGGCAGCATTACCAGGAGCATAAAAAACTGAATGAAGAGAATGGGGGGAAACCAGTGGtgagagcaaaaagagactGCGAACCACTGAAAGACTCTTTGTTAGGGAATCAAGCAGAGGGCGTGGACAGGCTGGAGTGCAACAGCCACGATGGCCACGGCAGCGAGGAGAACGAGGAGCCGGCGGAGGTCAACTGGGTGGAGGTGACGGTGGGCGAGGATGACGCTGCCTCGGACTGTACGGACAGCTGGAGCCAAACGGCCCCCGAGGGccacacagagctggcagaCTTGGACTCTGAAAGTATATCTGGAGACAATTCCCACGTATAG